In Apium graveolens cultivar Ventura unplaced genomic scaffold, ASM990537v1 ctg6222, whole genome shotgun sequence, the following are encoded in one genomic region:
- the LOC141703105 gene encoding uncharacterized protein LOC141703105 yields the protein MDGNKLKGGSAGLSYPTLSRENNNAWSMKMRVFMQAQRVWDTVKPSDSKTGFEPIDSKTGFEPIDSKTMVDDKIDKVALAMIYQVVLEDVLLTLDDKRTTKGAWDAIRVLCQGADRVKKAMIQTLKAEFEAMTMRDNDPLDDFYIKMNCLVSNIRALGEERRLKREGNEEKILLTKEEWQKRSNRGGTDGSSNSRGRWVRDKSHIKCYNCQLYGHYMAECRKPKREKEQRMEANLSQGGGRNANSNIWYLDNGASNHMTGQRSKFSRLDEKVTGEVRFGDGSKVTIKGRGMMIPLNYKNSEVRYLRDVYYIPSFYNNIISLGQLSEEGNKVVL from the exons ATGGATGGTAATAAACTCAAGGGAGGGTCTGCTGGTTTGAGTTATCCAACATTGTCTAGGGAAAACAATAATGCATGGTCCATGAAAATGAGGGTGTTTATGCAAGCACAAAGGGTGTGGGACACCGTTAAACCCAGCGATTCAAAAACTGGTTTTGAACCCATCGATTCAAAAACTGGTTTTGAACCCATCGATTCAAAAACTATGGTTGATGACAAGATTGACAAGGTAGCACTCGCTATGATTTATCAAGTGGTACTTGAGGATGTGTTGTTGACCTTGGATGATAAAAGGACGACAAAAGGAGCCTGGGATGCAATCAGAGTTCTATGTCAAGGTGCAGATCGAGTAAAGAAAGCCATGATCCAAACTTTAAAGGCAGAGTTTGAAGCCATGACTATGAGGGACAATGATCCACTCGATGATTTTTACATAAAGATGAATTGTCTTGTGTCAAATATTCGTGCTCTCGGAGAAGAG AGGAGGCTGAAGAGAGAGGGAAATGAGGAGAAAATTTTACTTACTAAAGAAGAATGGCAAAAACGTTCCAACAGGGGAGGTACAGATGGCTCTTCAAACTCACGAGGTCGATGGGTGCGTGACAAAAGTCATATAAAGTGCTACAATTGTCAACTGTATGGGCATTACATGGCAGAGTGTCGAAAGCCAAAGCGAGAGAAAGAACAAAGAATGGAAGCCAACTTATCACAG GGCGGAGGTAGAAATGCAAACTCAAATATTTGGTATCTCGATAACGGAGCAAGTAATCACATGACAGGTCAACGATCTAAGTTTAGCAGGTTGGATGAAAAAGTGACTGGAGAAGTAAGATTTGGAGACGGCTCTAAAGTGACAATCAAAGGAAGAGGGATGATGATACCTCTCAACTACAAGAATAGTGAAGTAAGGTATCTACGTGATGTATACTACATTCCATCATTTTACAATAATATTATCAGTTTGGGACAGCTATCTGAGGAGGGAAATAAGGTTGTGCTGTAG